In Synergistaceae bacterium, the genomic window ATTTTCTGCAAAATGTAGCCTCCTGTTATGATAAAAAATTGTGAAATAAATTATATTACGTTTTTGTGAGAGTGTAATTAAAATTTGGGAACAGTAAAAAATTTTTGCCTGTTCTCCCTCCCCGCCCAGATTCGTGCAAATAAAGTGTATCGGCTATAATTTACGCGTGAAAGGGTGTAATAAATCATGAAAATTTATTTCGGACTCGGTTCAAATTTGGGCGACAGATTAATTAATTTGCGTGAAGCTGTGCAAAAACTTTCGACTCTGGGAAATATCATCAAAACAAGCAGCGTTTACGAGACTCAAGCGTGGGGAGGAGTGAGTCAGCCCGATTACTTGAACGCATGTATATTAATAGAGAGCAAATCGAGTCTTGAGCCTCACGAAATATTAACGCAGATAAAAACTTTTGAGTCCCAGCTTGGCCGCGTGCCTTCTGTCAGGTGGGGAGCTAGAAAAATTGACATTGATATTTTGCTGATTGACGAAATTATTTATAACTCGCCTGATTTGATTATCCCTCACGTTAATTTACCTGATAGATTATTTGTTCTCGTGCCGTTAAGTGAGATTCTGCCGGAAAAATGGACTCACCCGCAAAATAATAAAAATGTTCATGAAATGATTGACTCTTTGCGCAATAAAGAAAGCTGGCCGGCCAAAATTAAGAATCTGTTATAACAATCAATCAAAGAGGGACTCCGAAGCATTTAACGAAATCCGCTCTTATGAAAGATTATAAATTTATTTCAGCACTGACTCAGCAAATTTATCAAACGCTGCGAGTCCTTCGGGTGTGCGCTTATAGACCCCGCTGTCCGTCAAAACCTGCGCGAAAACGTGTCCGACTTCATCACGAATCATTTTTCTGATAATTGACTCGTCGTGTTCATGCTTTAAATTTTCGTGTTTAGCGCGTAAAGACTCATACCATTTTTCGTGAATCTCAAGCTCTGACGGTAAATTTTCTTTTCCTGCAAGCCATGACTCGCAAATTTTTTCGAGCGAAATTTTTAATCTTGCAGGCAGCACAGCGAGTCCCATTACCTCAATCAGGCCGATATTTTCTTTCTTGATGTGATGAACTTCTGCATGAGGATGAAAGATTCCTAATGGGTGTTCATTGCTAGTTCTATTATTGCGCAAAACTAAATCAATCACGTAATTTTCGCCGTTTCTTCTTGCAATGGGCGTTATAGTGTTATGGGGTTCACCGTCGGAATATGCGAGAATATTTGCGTTTTCGTCAGTCCATTCGCGCCAGGCTGATAAAATTTTGTCGGCCAAGTCAATTAATTTTTCGGGATTGCGTGACTCGAGTCTTATAGCTGACATAGGCCATTTGATTCGAGCTGCTTTTATTTCGGGATCAGAGAAATTATATTCATGTTCGGACGGTGCATTATTCATCGCAAAAATATATCTTCCGCCCTGATAATGATCGTGAGAAAGAATCGAGCCTCCAACAATTGGCAAATCAGCATTTGACCCGACAAAATAATGAGGGAATCTCGTAATAAATGCAAATAAATTCTCGAAAGTTTCCCGATTAATTAACATTGGCACGTGATTCTCATCAAGAACTATGCAGTGTTCATTATAATAGCTATAGGGCGAATACTGGAAATACCAGCTGCGGCCATTGAGATTTACGGGGATTAACCTAATATTTTGCCGTGCCGGATGTCCGTGATGACCGTAAAAGCCTTCATTCTCGCGGCATAATAAACACTTTGGATAACCTGATGACTTTATTGCGCGGGCCTTTGCGATGTCGCGGGGGTCTTTCTCAGGTTTTGACATGTTGATTGTAATATCTAATTCGCCGAAATCAGTTAAAGTTTTCCAGCAGATATTTTTTGCTGTACGTTCGGATCTGATATAGTTCGAGCTTACACCGAGTTTATAAAAATAGTCAGTGGCTTCAACTGGTGAACGCGAATATAAAGACTCAAATTTTGCGATAACATCAGACGGCCGGGGGGTCAAAGCTCCCATTAATTTTGTGTCGAGTAAAT contains:
- the folK gene encoding 2-amino-4-hydroxy-6-hydroxymethyldihydropteridine diphosphokinase; the encoded protein is MKIYFGLGSNLGDRLINLREAVQKLSTLGNIIKTSSVYETQAWGGVSQPDYLNACILIESKSSLEPHEILTQIKTFESQLGRVPSVRWGARKIDIDILLIDEIIYNSPDLIIPHVNLPDRLFVLVPLSEILPEKWTHPQNNKNVHEMIDSLRNKESWPAKIKNLL
- a CDS encoding UDP-glucose--hexose-1-phosphate uridylyltransferase, with translation MINHELNNLIAFALHHELISPDDKIWAVNSLIGILGLNSFEFEKNLSSELADKTSPDSILAKILDWAAENNLIENTETERDLLDTKLMGALTPRPSDVIAKFESLYSRSPVEATDYFYKLGVSSNYIRSERTAKNICWKTLTDFGELDITINMSKPEKDPRDIAKARAIKSSGYPKCLLCRENEGFYGHHGHPARQNIRLIPVNLNGRSWYFQYSPYSYYNEHCIVLDENHVPMLINRETFENLFAFITRFPHYFVGSNADLPIVGGSILSHDHYQGGRYIFAMNNAPSEHEYNFSDPEIKAARIKWPMSAIRLESRNPEKLIDLADKILSAWREWTDENANILAYSDGEPHNTITPIARRNGENYVIDLVLRNNRTSNEHPLGIFHPHAEVHHIKKENIGLIEVMGLAVLPARLKISLEKICESWLAGKENLPSELEIHEKWYESLRAKHENLKHEHDESIIRKMIRDEVGHVFAQVLTDSGVYKRTPEGLAAFDKFAESVLK